In Arachis hypogaea cultivar Tifrunner chromosome 7, arahy.Tifrunner.gnm2.J5K5, whole genome shotgun sequence, the genomic window GTTTTTCACTCGGCCTTTTCTTTGCATTGGTTGTCTCAGGTAAGCCAAgtcctattttttttctttttttttatattctatttttattttatttcagttcaTTCTTGGGAACTTGCAAATAACTTTGTGTTCAATAGAGTCTTTTAATCTAGTTTCATGTGGAACTTGAAATGATTAAAGTATTAATTAGAGATTATTAAATTTGTTAATTGTAAGTGATTATTATGATTTGGTGATCTCTGATTTATTTAGTCatgatgaaaaaattaattaccaaatcaattaaataattaatcaatatttatatataaatatatattatttaaattatttttaatatatattttatattttaatatattttttataaaaatatttgatttaatgactaatttcttgtattatttattttatgataaaGATCAGATAATTtaaaagttatattttattaatatgggAATTAACTTATAATTAGATAATTATGTATAAGTTGTTATATACACTAAAtctatttaaaaattgaaatctaaaatattattattattagtatacaAAAGAATGATCATAGAATTCAAATCACATCCAATGACTTTTGTTTCTTTCATCATTCTATAGCCCTTGATCTTTTCTTATAAACCTTTCGGTTAGAGTTCAAACTTTTAAGTTCTTGAAAACTTTTGGTGAAAATGTCCATGATTACTTTAATGAATTTGCTAAACACCTTTTAATCAATTTCAACTGATCATGACTTTCTTAGCTTGTTGTCTTATGATTCACACCGCAACTAAcctataaaaaattttcaaagaatctACACTATATAGTCTACATGGTTCTATATATGCTATGATAaattttttacactaaaatattagaaataagaTTAAGTGATTCTAACTCAATCTTAAACATTAGTTTAAAGagtaaaaaatactttatatttataaattattttaaaattttgtcttTAATAAATGTAAGATTTATAATATAGAATAGTAAAAGAATAATTAATGAGAAGGCTAAGTGAGTAGGTAGGGCCCCATTTTTGGTCAAAAAAGTGGAGATAGCAAAGTCATGCTCTATGATGGAATTGATACATATAGAAAAGAATAACTTTGTTTTCTTGAGACAATGACTTGCATTGTTTacttaataaaaataaccataaaattataaaaaaaaacatttaatgaaTTTATTGTTGATACATTAtcaatgtaaaattattttatacatatatttaattatataacgttatattagtaaaaataattattttttacattaacagtgtaaataattatctaaaataacaaaaaaaaacgaATATTTTATAGTgttaatatacattaaaattaaattgttaatttgATGTATATGATTGAGGTTTTGGATATAAATGTGAAGGTGCCAGAATGTGTGGTTGAGAAAAGGTCAAGTGCATATAACAAAGGAAGGGTATTCATCCATGGAGCAAATGAAAGCACAGCAAATGCATACAAGAAACAATTCCAAAGAGACTTGGCAGGGTTTTTGAGTGCAAGATGtgtggagatgaagagaggtgggTCCATGTTCTTGGTCTGCTTGGGAAGAACTTCTGTGGACCCCACTGACCAAGGTGGTGCTGGCCTTCTCTTTGGGACCCACTTTCAGGATGCTTGGGATGATCTTGTCCATGAGGTATTCTCATAAATAATAAATCacttcacattttttttaaaaaatatatattatttatacattaaaattaattattatatatttttaataaatattttatattttaatatatattttatactaataactaattttaataattaattttagtatatatacttAGTATATAATTgttaacaataatttaaaatatttaaaataaattaaaaaataatattaagaaaCTTACATTATAGAAGTTAATTTATGTCAACAGTATAGTAGGTTGttaaacatatttattataaaatctactaaagataaatttttgttgagttaaaaattttgaatatttttttaattaaattttagattttttgtttttaaaatttttatatttttttatattgaattttaaccATAACATTGACTGTACAATAATAATATAGATTTTCAAGACTttctctaaattaaattaaatttctcTACCTCACATTTATATATTACATTAATGCTCtcataattaattattactaaagaataaattaaagATCGTTAATCTAATCAAACaatataatatatactatttatcAACAAATTTAATCACAATGTATATAGAATATGAAAAGAACACAAAAAATGTTCTCAAGTATTGAAGCCAGCCATCATCACAATATAACTTATTATGAAGTTTCACAATTGCTGCTGCCATGTTTAAAACAAATTGACAATCCCAGCCGTTGGTTTAATTACCATTCCAAAAATTGATCTCTAGCCGTCAATTTATTTGATGATGATGTCGGCAGAAATAATAATGAATTTTAATTTCCGGCTGGCAAAGTGGTCCATAATAATTTTGACCACTAATTTAATTCGTTATATAAGGTTTTTAGAACATCAACAAATTAAACACATGAAAATAAAATCATTATATCACACAAAATGGAGTTGCATTTGCATTCTTTCTATCAAATTTTCATCTAATGATTGTAGCTCTGTAATTGTGGGACCAAACAATGCCTTTGATCTTTGAACATAGTCAAAGGCATGTGTACTTAGCTTTTGAATGTAATTTTATCTTCAACCATGCATCATACACATACATCCAAACAAAAGTGTTACTGTATATTCAATTAATAAGTACAGAATATAAGCAACACTTTTACTGTTCTACATAAACATGTGTTGAGCATTCATTGtgggggaaaaagaaaaaaaaaaaacatgactcAAAAGAGATAGAATAATTCaatagttttaaaatatttttaatgtaaatttttactaatatttcGATGTTTTCATATAgataaattttgccatatttaattaaagagaaataatatttatataattttttatagatatctcttttgtatattttttattgtataaaatacagaatttttatttttcatttttatcaatcacttttaattacaaaaagaaatatatatcgTCAATATAAGAATGATATATAACTTTTTAACtgcacaaaattaattaaactaatcaagaataaaaataatatttttagttacatgctaattaaatcaaaataaagcaaatcatatgaataataaggtttaattattctgttagttcttataattttattaaaattttaattaaatttttatatattttttaatttatactaaaaataacctcattataaaattaaaaaataatataaaaattcaattaaatatatatatatatatatataaaattttaattataaatttagtaaaattataagaaaataattaaaccGAATAATAATGGTATTGTATGTTATTGATAGGGATTAATAAGCAGTTCAAAAAGGGACAGTTTCAACATTCCAGTGTATGCACCAAGCTTGCAAGATTtcaaggaagtggttgaagaaaaTGGTTCATTTGTGATAAACAAGATTGAAGTGTTCAAAGGAGGGAGCCCCCTCGTTGTTAACAAGCCAGATGATGCAATTGAAGTTGGAAAAGCATTTGCCAACAGTTGCAAAAGTGTGTCCGGTGTGCTTGTTGACGCTTTTATTGGTGACAAACTCAGTGAAGAATTGTTTCTTAGAGTTCAGAAGAGAGCCACGGCACATGCTAAAGTCTTACTTGACCAGCTTCAATTTTTTCACATTGTTGCATCCCTTTCTTTTCCTCAAtcacaataaattaataaattcctttaatttcatgttttataaactttgtttaatttttatgagTTGTAGAAATATAATTTGTttgtttctatatatatatttctccTTTTAAATAGGTTTGTATTTGCCTtctttaatttattgatatatgTTTTCTGTTAATTTGCATGTGCAGATCTTATATAATAATGTATATGTAAATTATACtgataaaaaattaatgttattcTCTAAACTTGTTGGAGTACTAAATtcgtttcttttttattaaatatttttatttttaaaattttgtaaagaataaaaaattttaaaaatattaaaattatacttTGAATAAGTATAAAAAATCAACTTTTAATTAGTGAATGTTTTATAGTAAAAGTGTGTTTTTAACTCTCAATTTTTTGaggatttattatttataatttagggtaaaaaaaataattctaaaaattagttaataataactgaaaaatagttaattttctaattaaacttttatacttttgttttattttttaaaatcttagaaaaaaatattaaaaatgaaattaaaagaaaaaatgctagtcaaatatatatatatatatatatatatatatatatatatatatatatatatatcctatatgttcataattgaagaaaaaaataagtataattaaacacaaataaaatatatattttataataaatatatctgTTTACATCATCAATAGTACTGTATTTTAAAAGAATGGTTATCCTCCAAAAGCTTTTTCCTTACTCTTGTCTTCTTTTTGAGGGTTACTTTAATTAGAAAGGAGTCAATGTGTTGTTTTGTGTGAGTGTATGTAGTTACTTCCTAGTTTCTACACATCATTGTGCTTTCTGAGTTATGTCCCCTTGTATCTCAACTAATTTTGCtttcttcattattattattcatagcaTCTTATATATATTATCACACTATGTCCACATTTATTATGAAAGTTGTATGAATGCATGGTAGGTAATGTATATGTTGCCTTTTGTACCTTATGTTGGATATGCCATTATTAGTTAGTTACCATTCTCTTTTGGTGGAAACTCAGATACATTAgtttcacgtgaagttaataattaaaagtcgttagataaaaatttagtaaaataatttaaattatttaacgattctcaactatcaacttcatgtaaaattgacggcacttgaatttttatattttctttttgtgttttcttctctTCAATCTAACATCGCCATTATTaactttttcatattatcaataataacCATTCAAATTGATTATTGTGAGTATTGGACCAATGCCTTAGTAAAGGCCCAATAGTGTATGAGGCAAACTTATTAATTGTTatagttaataaataataaataaatatgaaaagttaagtttttagttaattaatattaatcaacttttttattataaaattagtttaactcatttttgtagggtttaaaatttaagattatgATTTAGAgttggatttaaaatttaaaataaaaaataattttaaaaagattgaaaTAACtctctaattaaattttttaataacaataatgaaGTGATCCTTCAAAGTAAAAGAGTTTTgttctaataattataataagagtttaattttaatatatcaacagactaaaatattttacataatcattcaatctcattattttttaatgattatttatgtgatcaataaaaaaatagttatttttatttactaatGTAGTGTGGTGGTGTTATGTAATTggatccaaacataaaaaatgttTTACATCAATGAATATAACTTTTGGCCCAATAATAAATGATCCCGTATTTATAATTACTAATGTTCATGCTAAATGAGCAGTATCGCCGTTGTTAGTCACGGATATTCATTCGTTGTTAATATATCACCACCacgaattttttttactttagccACGGTTTATTTGGTGGCTAAAATCCGTTTTTTAAGTTGTGTTCAAACATTAACATATATGATGGATGGatcttaattaataataatgttaCGTTGATGAACTAATTTGACAACTATAATCCATTATTCTATCACATCatatatgagagagagagagagattcctATTTAGTGTGtagattaattttattatattactaattaatcatataaaataaGTGTATCAGCCACTTCTGGTAATCTAAAACTAACCCTTTTCTTCTGCTTGCAACTCTTGCTTCTACTCATTCCCATAACTTCACTTCCCTTTTCATCTTTCAAGAGTTTCTCCAAGGTAGTAGGTGTATATtcaccattatcatcatcatcatcattctccatgaTTGGTGTTCTTAGAAGCCATTCTTCTAATGTTAATAGTTGCTGATGATCATGATGCTGAAGAAGGTgcctctccttcttcttctttctccaaaAGCATGATGTTGGTTTCATCATATTTACAAACATGCATGCCATATTAAATGGAGCTTAGAAGAACAAATTAAAatgaacatatatttatatacatgtaTAAGAATTGATGAAAAGAGACTAATAAGAAGAGTATATGTAGCATATATCTAAGACGTACACCCCAAGAAACAAGAATATTATTACGTCGACATGCAACTAAGAAACTTTTAATAAATTGTGTGTGTAACGTTTGTTTCTATTTTTACAGGTAAGAGTTCCGCCATTAAATTAACTCCATGGATAAAAACCAGAgaatcatcttcttcttttttattctgttttgggCATATCTTTTTCATCGACCATACTATATTTAATTTATCCAAAACATTAGTTACTAAATTAACTATgactaaaatatatattaaaatataaaatatatattaaaaataattaaataatatatatttatttatgaatatataataattaattttttgtgtatatataatatttttattttttttgttttaaattaaattacatcTATAATCATCGTAATTATAGCTGCAATATTCTATACCTATATACAGAGAATTGGGTAGATTGATTTGTGTttatggtaattttttttttaatttttaaactataattctatttttatttacttcATTATTGTATAAAACGTAATAAATAAAAAGGTGACTTGATTCATATACGAAATATGCTTGTTCATCCGTATGGTAATGATAAGTAAACCTTTTACTAAATATTCTAAAACAGAACCTTACTTAACGGCAATTTAACACTATATATACATGAGTATGAATTATTGGAACATGTATATGTCTCTTACTAAATCAAATAGACAAGGACAAAAAATTATTTGACTTctcaatttattatatatatatatatgtgtgggtGCACGCGTTTAGTTTGCCTGAAAATGATAATGGTAACTTAGGCtctatttgtttttgaaaaaaagacaagacaagacactaataaaaagacacaaagaacagagatataaaattttatgttcttgtattctgtttagCGATCAACTAGAACAAattaaattatgaaaatctaatttattcttaattttttattcaaaaattttgagaagaaaaatataataataaaaatataattataaaaaattaacaagaataataaaaaaaataaaaaataagttgtatctcTTGTTAGTGTATCTATGTTCTTCCTGAAGATAGacataaaatacactaattcaatgtTCTAAGACACAATGTTTCTATCCATATCTCAtctatcaaatataattttatatttttatatctcTATTTTAATGTCCCGTTCCTAAAAACAAGAGCAGTCTTAGGATCAGTGTGCGGGTTTTCCAAAGCAAAAGACATTTTTAACAAACTATAGTTCGGTAGTTACTGTTAATGTGTTATGCTCACAAAACTCTCAACTATATATTTGCCTTGGTTGCATCTACCAATTGGTATATCTCTCTGCAagtggatttttttttataaaaacaattcactaatatttttaagAGAGTGTTAGATAAATAATGATCAtcttgaataatataaataattaacaatcaaataaaaatatattatatttttaaattatacacttaaatcttaatattaaaataatcattcgTACATCTAATATAATAAACttctaatatatttattgtttacattatttagtatttttattgtctatctatattttttatatttttattaaaaaacatatttaaattACTTACAACCATGTTAGATGTGCCGTCATTGCATCaaattaacttttcatataaGATATATATGCTAAAAATTAATATTAGGTAATCAATTTTTTTctgtaaatattttataaattattttgtttattttaaatttttgaccttAAATTACAAACtcttaattttaaatcttaaaaattataatgatttaGGGATGGAAGTGAGGTAATTACCCAACAGAAGACTCATGACATGACTCAGTTTGTTTTAAGTTCGATTTGACTTGACTCTAGATAAGGCTTTGACTTTTGTAAATCCGATTAGTCCTTTCATCTATTAATTTGgtacatataatttaattttaaagattaaaatgagttacttaatataaatttaagatttaatttagtatatttatctacaataataacataatgatatatagatgaataatattataatacatGACATAATCTAACACATTATCAAATAATATTGTGATATGTATCTCACTCGTCCATATCAACATGTCATTTAATATTACACGTGACTAAACTATAAAGTAAAATGTATTACTAATAGTCTATGTCATTAAATCAcatcattatattattaatagaaaataaatcaaaact contains:
- the LOC112701906 gene encoding indole-3-acetate O-methyltransferase 1 encodes the protein MAPMGDNVVVSNIELEKLLSMKGGKGESSYANNSQAQAMHAKSMLHLLKETLDRVQLHGCSDDNEIPFVVVDLGCSCGNNTINVVDVIIKHIIKRYEALGFNPPEFSAFFSDLPSNDFNTLFQLLPPHLSNDNGGVSMEECLAANNHRSYFAAGVPGSFYRRLFPARSVDVFHSAFSLHWLSQVPECVVEKRSSAYNKGRVFIHGANESTANAYKKQFQRDLAGFLSARCVEMKRGGSMFLVCLGRTSVDPTDQGGAGLLFGTHFQDAWDDLVHEGLISSSKRDSFNIPVYAPSLQDFKEVVEENGSFVINKIEVFKGGSPLVVNKPDDAIEVGKAFANSCKSVSGVLVDAFIGDKLSEELFLRVQKRATAHAKVLLDQLQFFHIVASLSFPQSQ